A genomic segment from Rhodospirillum centenum SW encodes:
- a CDS encoding endonuclease/exonuclease/phosphatase family protein, translating to MTPSKPFRWPACLSLAVFHLLAGLLLGGCAGPHPQEAPLPQTAVAREPAIGTDPVTGERSVELSVLIYNVHGLPWPFRRTPGQALDRIGQELAGMRAAGREPDIVLLQEAFIPRAARIGERAGYPNRVRGPRRRDPSPPASPDIDPEFLDSRRFLKGERAGKVVSSGLYALSNYPILEKAQRPFKQYECAGYDCLANKGVLLVRVQVPGVPVPVDLMTTHLNAQRASGVSLKRALYAHNRQIDEIDDFLDSHRDPRNPLIFGGDFNMRGARERLDYAMSRRPYPFVRYYCTVTANDCDIRMSWDGDEPWLATQDLQGFDDGACVAVRPVRVAALFDAPVPDTPDEPAALRGRLLSDHDGYLVVYRLSWPAPGVMPAGCPPA from the coding sequence ATGACTCCTTCCAAGCCGTTCCGCTGGCCTGCCTGCCTGTCGCTGGCGGTCTTCCACCTGCTTGCCGGTCTTCTGCTTGGAGGTTGCGCCGGGCCGCACCCGCAGGAAGCCCCGCTGCCGCAGACGGCCGTGGCCCGGGAGCCGGCGATCGGGACCGATCCGGTTACCGGCGAGCGCAGCGTCGAGCTGAGCGTGCTGATCTACAATGTTCACGGTCTGCCCTGGCCGTTCCGGCGGACTCCGGGGCAGGCGCTCGACCGTATCGGGCAGGAGCTGGCGGGGATGCGTGCGGCCGGGCGGGAGCCCGACATCGTGCTGCTGCAGGAGGCCTTCATCCCGAGGGCCGCACGGATCGGCGAGCGGGCCGGCTATCCCAACCGGGTGCGCGGCCCCCGCCGCCGCGACCCGTCGCCGCCGGCCTCCCCCGACATCGACCCGGAGTTCCTGGATTCCCGCCGTTTCCTGAAGGGCGAGCGGGCGGGCAAGGTCGTCTCCAGCGGCCTCTACGCGCTCAGCAACTATCCGATCCTGGAAAAGGCGCAGCGGCCGTTCAAACAGTACGAATGTGCCGGCTACGACTGTCTGGCGAACAAGGGCGTGCTGCTGGTGCGGGTGCAGGTCCCCGGCGTGCCGGTGCCGGTGGACCTCATGACGACGCACCTCAACGCGCAGCGCGCCTCGGGCGTCTCGCTGAAACGGGCCCTCTATGCCCACAACCGCCAGATCGACGAGATCGACGACTTCCTCGACAGCCACCGCGATCCCCGCAATCCGCTGATCTTCGGCGGCGACTTCAACATGCGGGGGGCGCGGGAACGTCTCGACTACGCCATGTCCAGGCGCCCCTATCCCTTCGTCCGCTACTACTGCACCGTCACCGCCAATGACTGCGACATCCGGATGTCCTGGGACGGGGACGAACCCTGGCTGGCGACGCAGGACCTTCAGGGCTTCGATGACGGTGCCTGCGTCGCGGTCCGTCCCGTCCGGGTCGCCGCCCTGTTCGACGCGCCGGTGCCCGATACCCCCGACGAACCCGCAGCCCTGCGTGGCCGGTTGCTCTCCGATCATGACGGATATCTGGTCGTCTACCGGCTGAGCTGGCCCGCGCCCGGAGTGATGCCGGCAGGCTGTCCGCCGGCCTGA
- the coxB gene encoding cytochrome c oxidase subunit II produces MRIWPKRRTGVPFALAALLSGGALAQEPLGQPVDWQMWHQVPATPVMQRLEDFHWMLLGIMVLICLLVVALLAYVVVRFNEKRNPTPSRTSHNTVLEVAWTVIPVVILIAIAIPSFQSLYYMDREPAQVDMTIKITGRQWYWDFEYPDHGGVQFSSFIVTDDDLPEGGLRLLEVDNRAVVPVGANIRLLITAGDVLHSVAMPSLAIKRDAIPGRLNESWMRIDRPGVYRGQCSEICGTNHAFMPMVIEAVEPERFAAWVNERRAEAGLEPMTVQVAFAPLAAPSEAPPSEDAPSEDAPQENAGTETPGSIVTGMAAEDPPVIPSATAGGTAASGQE; encoded by the coding sequence ATGAGGATTTGGCCGAAGCGCCGGACGGGCGTGCCGTTCGCGCTGGCGGCGCTGCTGTCCGGCGGCGCTCTGGCCCAGGAGCCCCTGGGCCAGCCCGTCGACTGGCAGATGTGGCATCAGGTGCCGGCGACGCCGGTCATGCAGCGGCTGGAGGATTTCCACTGGATGCTGCTGGGCATCATGGTGCTGATCTGCCTGCTGGTGGTCGCCCTGCTCGCCTATGTCGTCGTGCGCTTCAACGAGAAGCGCAACCCGACCCCCAGCCGGACCAGTCACAACACCGTGCTGGAAGTGGCCTGGACCGTCATCCCGGTCGTGATCCTGATCGCCATCGCCATCCCGTCGTTCCAGTCCCTCTACTACATGGACCGGGAGCCGGCGCAGGTGGACATGACGATCAAGATCACCGGCCGGCAATGGTACTGGGACTTCGAATACCCCGACCATGGCGGGGTCCAGTTCTCCAGTTTCATCGTCACCGATGACGACCTGCCGGAGGGCGGCCTCCGCCTGCTGGAGGTGGACAACCGCGCTGTCGTTCCCGTGGGCGCCAACATCCGCCTGCTGATCACGGCAGGCGACGTGCTGCATTCCGTGGCGATGCCCTCGCTCGCCATCAAGCGCGACGCCATTCCCGGCCGGCTGAACGAATCCTGGATGCGGATCGACCGGCCGGGCGTCTATCGCGGCCAGTGCTCGGAGATCTGCGGCACCAACCACGCCTTCATGCCCATGGTGATCGAGGCGGTGGAGCCGGAACGCTTCGCCGCCTGGGTCAACGAGCGCCGGGCAGAGGCCGGTCTGGAGCCGATGACGGTGCAGGTCGCCTTCGCGCCGCTGGCCGCCCCGTCGGAGGCCCCCCCTTCGGAAGACGCCCCTTCGGAGGACGCACCGCAGGAGAACGCGGGGACCGAGACCCCCGGCAGTATCGTCACCGGGATGGCGGCGGAGGACCCGCCCGTCATCCCGTCCGCCACCGCCGGCGGCACCGCCGCATCCGGCCAGGAGTGA
- a CDS encoding threonine ammonia-lyase yields MDAAALPTLPTAADVEDAARRLAGQAVVTPLLRHAELDRLTGATVLVKPEVLQVTGSFKFRGAFNRLSRIPAAERSRGVVAWSSGNHAQGVAEAARRLGMPATIVMPADAPARKIANTRALGVSVVLYDRATESREAIGGRIAAERGATIVPPFDDVHIIAGQGTVGLEIGRQARELGVAAVDHCLVCCSGGGLATGTALGLHLSHPGARVHTVEPVGFDDFARSLASGRKERNDSSTGSACDALMVQTPGDITLALARRELAEGLAVSDGEAFAAMRFAFDHLKLVVEPGGAVALAALLSGRLPVAGRTVAVVLSGGNVDAALFARVLAG; encoded by the coding sequence ATGGATGCCGCTGCCCTGCCGACGCTTCCCACCGCCGCCGACGTGGAGGACGCCGCCCGCCGGCTGGCCGGTCAGGCGGTCGTCACGCCGCTCCTGCGCCATGCGGAACTGGACCGTCTGACCGGCGCCACCGTGCTGGTGAAGCCGGAGGTGTTGCAGGTCACCGGCTCCTTCAAGTTCCGGGGCGCCTTCAACCGGCTCTCGCGCATCCCGGCGGCGGAGCGGTCGCGCGGCGTCGTCGCCTGGTCGTCCGGCAACCATGCCCAGGGCGTGGCGGAGGCCGCGCGGCGGCTGGGCATGCCGGCCACCATCGTCATGCCGGCCGACGCGCCGGCGCGGAAGATCGCCAACACCCGCGCGCTCGGCGTTTCGGTCGTCCTCTACGACCGCGCGACGGAGAGCCGGGAGGCGATCGGCGGCCGCATCGCGGCGGAACGGGGCGCGACCATCGTGCCGCCCTTCGACGATGTCCACATCATCGCGGGGCAGGGCACGGTCGGGCTGGAGATCGGCCGGCAGGCACGCGAGCTGGGCGTCGCGGCGGTGGACCACTGTCTTGTCTGCTGCTCCGGTGGCGGGCTTGCCACCGGCACGGCGCTGGGCCTGCACCTGAGCCACCCCGGCGCCCGTGTCCATACGGTGGAGCCCGTGGGCTTCGACGATTTCGCCCGTTCCCTCGCCAGCGGCCGCAAGGAGCGCAACGACAGCAGTACCGGCTCGGCCTGCGACGCGCTGATGGTGCAGACGCCGGGCGACATCACCCTCGCCCTGGCCCGCCGCGAGCTGGCGGAGGGGCTGGCGGTCAGCGACGGGGAGGCGTTCGCCGCCATGCGCTTCGCCTTCGACCATCTGAAGCTGGTGGTGGAGCCGGGCGGGGCCGTGGCGCTGGCCGCCCTGCTGAGCGGCCGCCTGCCGGTCGCGGGCCGCACCGTGGCGGTCGTGCTGTCCGGCGGCAATGTGGACGCGGCGCTCTTCGCCCGGGTGCTGGCGGGCTGA